From the Anguilla anguilla isolate fAngAng1 chromosome 8, fAngAng1.pri, whole genome shotgun sequence genome, one window contains:
- the LOC118232899 gene encoding cAMP-dependent protein kinase inhibitor alpha-like, with amino-acid sequence MTDVESTYADFIASGRTGRRNALHDILESPTDSEARELSLSLSQLNIRKTGEGDDSEESHASSSDPPESEEGKQEGSS; translated from the exons ATGACTGATGTGGAGTCGACGTATGCGGACTTCATCGCCTCTGGTCGAACTGGAAGAAGGAATGCTCTGCATGATATCCTGGAGAGTCCAACCGATTCGGAAGCTAGGGAGTTATCCCTGAGCTTATCCCAACTCAACATACGCAAAACCG GTGAAGGCGATGACTCTGAGGAAAGCCACGCCTCTTCTTCAGATCCACCAGAGTCAGAAGAGGGTAAACAGGAAGGGAGCAGTTAA
- the LOC118233169 gene encoding forkhead box protein F2-like, producing MTTETPQQQLDPPSHLRSPAPGVVHSALTNAQSDAGSAATAACANGKKANSGLRRPEKPPYSYIALIVMAIQSSPIKRLTLSEIYQFLQARFPFFRGSYLGWKNSIRHNLSLNECFIKLPKGLGRPGKGHYWTIDPGTDFMFEEGSFRRRPRGFRRKCQDLKPMYRLMNGIGFSTSILSKTFDFQAHSASLACHASDYNLDVMENSPLGYDDHNGGHRVPHLSPSARSTNMGSCPVTTNEDYGPDSNSSPMPPFSSMDSGLDCHTPYTSTSTHWPSPVASPYVKQEPQASSNPPTSSGLHSTVSTYSFEQSFLHHIAKDTADISVGIPRYQTYSSQVRDRKDFVLNFNGFSSFNPSTGGSYYHQQLNHHPYHSVCEDVKPCVM from the exons ATGACGACTGAAACTCCCCAACAGCAGTTGGACCCGCCGTCACATTTACGATCCCCGGCGCCTGGTGTTGTACATTCCGCTCTGACGAATGCACAATCCGATGCTGGGAGCGCAGCTACTGCCGCCTGTGCTAATGGGAAAAAGGCGAACTCGGGTCTAAGGCGACCCGAGAAGCCTCCGTATTCATACATTGCCCTCATTGTGATGGCTATACAGAGCTCCCCGATCAAGAGGCTGACTCTAAGTGAGATTTATCAGTTCCTTCAAGCCAGGTTTCCATTTTTTAGGGGATCTTACCTAGGTTGGAAGAATTCTATCAGGCACAATCTGTCTCTGAACgaatgttttataaaattacCCAAAGGCCTGGGGAGACCGGGCAAGGGCCATTACTGGACCATTGATCCAGGCACCGACTTCATGTTTGAGGAAGGTTCGTTTCGCCGCAGACCACGAGGATTTCGGAGAAAATGTCAGGATTTGAAACCCATGTATCGGTTGATGAACGGAATAGGGTTCAGCACATCCATATTGTCGAAAACCTTCGATTTTCAGGCGCACTCCGCATCCTTGGCTTGCCACGCCAGCGATTACAACTTGGACGTGATGGAGAATTCGCCACTGGGTTACGATGATCATAACGGTGGACACCGTGTTCCCCACTTGTCTCCCAGTGCAAGATCCACAAACATGGGCAGTTGTCCTGTAACGACTAATGAAGACTACGGTCCAGACAGCAATAGTAGCCCAATGCCTCCTTTCTCATCCATGGACAGTGGCTTAGACTGCCACACTCCATATACAAGTACTTCTACACACTGGCCATCCCCCGTTGCTTCTCCGTATGTCAAACAAGAACCGCAGGCCTCTAGTAACCCACCAACATCCTCCGGGTTACATTCCACCGTGTCTACTTACTCATTTGAACAGAGTTTTCTCCATCATATCGCTAAGGATACGGCTGATATTTCAG TGGGAATACCTCGATACCAGACGTACTCCTCCCAGGTCCGTGACAGAAAAGACTTTGTTCTTAACTTTAACGGATTCTCTTCGTTCAATCCATCGACCGGTGGATCTTACTATCATCAGCAGCTAAACCACCACCCCTACCACAGCGTCTGTGAAGATGTCAAGCCTTGCGTTATGTGA
- the LOC118233174 gene encoding forkhead box protein Q1-like produces the protein MKLEVFCGNHFAPKPVEVCSDGEGSMLSPLSGEEELGSDGDCVANSPPPATLEADGKGKPYTRRPKPPYSYIALIAMAIRDSPSGRLTLAEINDYLMKKFPFFRGSYTGWRNSVRHNLSLNDCFLKILRDPSRPWGKDNYWMLNPQSEYTFADGVFRRRRKRITKKSGKDEVSGHTASEDIPASITTAHSKKDGVNTKFSSSFAIDSILSSPFKAKDVGKAETNISGDRMRWPSIAHVMPYVMSYPPAAPTQVQPVFQGYPNAAHFVQSYRFGYSDPTNGADQPQDSFTTVQLTSKGVPISEIRSSVRLAPTVKERSYCPFKIDYLLS, from the coding sequence ATGAAACTGGAAGTATTCTGTGGGAATCACTTCGCACCCAAACCAGTGGAGGTGTGCAGTGATGGTGAGGGGAGCATGCTCTCGCCGCTTTCTGGCGAAGAGGAACTGGGTTCGGATGGGGATTGTGTCGCCAACAGCCCCCCACCTGCCACACTAGAAGCAGACGGGAAGGGTAAGCCTTACACGAGGAGACCCAAACCACCCTATTCCTACATCGCCCTGATAGCCATGGCCATCCGTGACTCTCCATCTGGACGCCTTACGCTGGCGGAGATCAACGACTACCTGATGAAGAAATTTCCCTTTTTCAGGGGTAGCTACACTGGCTGGAGAAACTCGGTGCGTCACAACCTGTCGCTGAACGACTGCTTCTTGAAAATTCTGCGGGATCCTTCCAGACCCTGGGGTAAGGACAATTACTGGATGTTGAACCCACAAAGCGAGTACACCTTTGCAGATGGGGTGTTCCGTCGCCGGAGGAAGCGCATCACTAAAAAGTCTGGCAAGGATGAGGTCTCAGGACACACTGCCAGCGAAGACATACCTGCCTCCATCACTACAGCGCACTCCAAGAAAGACGGCGTAAATACAAAGTTTTCCAGCTCTTTCGCCATTGACAGCATCCTCAGTTCGCCGTTTAAAGCAAAGGACGTTGGCAAGGCCGAGACGAACATCTCCGGGGACAGAATGAGGTGGCCCAGCATCGCCCACGTGATGCCTTACGTAATGAGCTATCCACCTGCTGCCCCGACGCAAGTGCAGCCGGTGTTCCAGGGCTACCCCAACGCTGCGCATTTTGTACAGTCCTACAGGTTTGGCTATTCGGACCCAACAAACGGCGCGGATCAGCCACAGGACAGTTTCACTACCGTTCAGCTGACCTCGAAGGGCGTGCCAATTTCTGAGATACGTTCCTCTGTTCGACTGGCACCCACTGTTAAAGAGCGCAGCTACTGCCCGTTCAAAATTGACTATTTGCTTTCGTAA